CGGTTTTGTCGGCAGCAGGAGCGAACTTGAAGATCCGCTGCTCCGCGACGGGGCGAATGCGGATGTGAATACGGCTATTCCGCTTACGACATCGAAGTCCATTTTTGCGGATGTGGATTGGAAACCGTTCCCCGGCAATTTGCAGATAAATGCGCAGATGGCCATGGGCGGTGCCGATACCGCCGGTGTCCTTGTGCAGCGGGCCGTGAACAAGGTGTTCTCGGAAGCCAATCTCGACGTTTCCAATTTCGCAAAACTCCGCCGCCTCATGAACAACATGAGTTTGGTGGATCGCCTTTCGAGGGATGAACTGAACGAGATTTTTGGCGAGAATGCCATGATGACCGAATCCGAAATGCGCCAGCAGCTGCGCCAGTATCTCACCAAGGCGAAGAATGTGCTGGATAGTTACGGAAAGGACAGGTCGAGTGCGGAAATCAGGAGCTGGGATGGCGACAATGTCGCTTTTGCTGCCTCCCTGCGCTGGGCTTTGCCGCATACGGTTCTTTCTGCCGGCATGCGCTATGTGGGCGCAGGCTTCTATAGCATCGGTTCCCCGGATCAGTTGCAGAATTCTCGCGAATGGAACATTTCGTTGGAGCAGAAGGTCGCGAACTTCTGGAACTTGGAACTTTCGTACTTGTTGAATGTGGAAAACGCTGCGCATGAGGGTGACTACAATGTGTTTGGCTTTGCCGAAGGATCAGCCTTGGGACTGGTTCCCGGTGCGGAAGACCATTGGCTTAAGGAACATGAGCAGGACGAAGACCGCACGCTTTACGACCATACGGCGGCGCTTGCGAATGTCATCGACATTGCTCCGCGTGCGAAGCTTTCGATCGGCTATACCTTCAATTACAGGACCCGCAGTACGAATCAGAGATTGCAGGCCGTCTATTCCGCGGGCTCGGGAATATACGCCGACCGCTGGTTCCAGGGTGGCGACGGGAATGTGGTGGATATCGTGAATGGGGAAGATACGTTGAAGGTGGATTCCGCGCGCTGGGCTAGTTACTATGCGCTTGCGGAAAGTCCTTATCTGGCGACCCAGTTCGAGGAACGCATCATGAAGCATGTGGTGCGGCTGGAATTGAAACTGGACCTGCCGAAGAACGTGTTGAAGGTCGGTGGTGTGTGGAGCCTGCGTCGTGACCTTTCCCGTTTTGAACAGGACGAACTGATTTCGGACTTCGACTTCAGCGACGAGACCTTCGGGCTTCTGGGTTACTATTTCCACGGTGGTGACTATTTTGAACAGAGCTACCCGGTTTTTTTGAATACGAATGTTGGTAACCTGCGCAACATGTTCATGGTAATCCCGCGCTACAAGCAGTACAACCGCGACAATATGGAAGAATTCGAATGGCGTATTGCCGAAAACTTGCAGAAACCGCTTGTGAAGGACTTTATGGATTTGACGGTCGGCGCAGTATTCCGCAGGGAATATTTGAATCGCGATGAATTGCGCAAGCATATACGCGAAGTGGAAATGGATGTGGGCGGAAGCGCCACCTTGGGCTTTACCCATATGAAAAATTTGACATCCGCCTGGACTGTCGGAGCTTTGTATTGTAACCGTCCTGATTTGCTTTCGGAAGAATATTTTGACCTGTACGGGTCGGTTATGGTGAATTATGAATTTTGATCAAAAGAGGTGGTGTATGAATAGGCATTTCTTCCTGGTAGCGCTTTTGCTCCTCGCGACTGCGGGGTGGTGCGGCTATGTAGGTTGCGTAGACAAGACTCGCTGCGATATCAATGTGAGTTCGTTTCTGGAATGGGATAGCCTGCACGCATATCTGTTGATGTGCGAATTGGGCTGCGATGATCTCCAAACAATCCAGGTGACCGTAAAGAATGACATCGAGTTTCTGGAAAATGCACCGGACGAAAACTGTTCGACGAATTTTAATTCGATCAAGTTCTCGTATTCCGTCATACTCAAGGGCGAAGGGCAGCCTACGGTATCCAACTTGTGCATGTATAATTTGATAAATAACGAATCTTATGGATTTTTCTATACCGCGGAGCACCAACTTTCCATAAGCAACCTCAAGTTCAAGAATATTTATGCCGATGCGAACCAGGCCAAGTATTTCGGCCTGTTTGTGGGTAAGGTCGATGGTGACGTGCAGATAAACAACGTGGAATTGGAAAATGTGCATGTAAAAGTTGACTCTGCGTCCCATTTCTCCGGTGGTATTTTAGGCGCCGTCGTCGCGCCCGAAAAAGGCCCGGAACGCGGAAAGGTCACCATATCGAATCTTCGTATCAAGGATCTTGTCGTGGAAAGCCGTTCGAAACTGGCTGTGGGCGGTGTCCTCGGTTATGTGCAGGATTCCCTCACGATGATGATGTCCAATATTTCGCTTGCGATGAAGCAGGATTCGATTGAAGGCGTGGTGGATGCTAATTCGGCTTTCTATGGAGGCGTTGTCGGTTATGCCGCCAATACGGTTCAGCTCTTCATTGACTCTATTGATGTCAATATGGATATCAACGCGGATTTTGACCGTAATGTACAGACGGTGGGTATTGGCGGTGCCGCAGGCAAGGTGGATGCTGGTGGTTTGCTTGCGACTCAGACTTGGGTTAAAGCGAATATTAAGACAAACGCGCGTTCTACGGCCACTACCGATCGTTTCTTCTCGACGGCTTTCTATATGGGCGGGCTTGTCGGACAATGGAAAGCGGTTTCTTCGGATTCGTTCTGGGTCAATAGTTCCGAAATCAATGCGGATATTTCGGCGAAGGGCCTTCTGGTCCCGTTTGTCGATGTCGGCGGAATTCTCGGGAATGCTTTTGTTGAGAATAATACGGGAACCTCGCTGGTCGCGGTCATGGATGTCAAGCAGAATACCCAAATCGACTTGGAGTCGAATTACTTTCAAAGGGCCTATGCGGGTGGCCTTATAGGCGATTTCTACAATGACGCAGGAAACTTTTCAGTCCTTATAGAAAGTACGACTGCGGAATCTGATATTCGTGGAATCACTTTTAGCGGTGCTGCTGGCGGTTTGGTCGGATTCCTGGACGCTCAGACGGTACTTATCAACGAAACCGAAGCATCGGGAAAAGTCCGTTTGCAGATGCACGATATGCTGTATGATTATCGGTCCCCGCTGTATGTGGGTGGCTTGGTTGGCCATTCCGAGAATGCAAAAATGAAGGTCAAGGGGGCATCCTATTCCGGTCTCCTGCAGCTTGAAGAACACGTAGCTACTGTCGATACGGCGACGGACTGGAAGGCGGGCGGTTTGTTCGGCTATGTGTCTAAGGGATTCCTCTCCTTGGATTCTTCGAACTTTTCCGGAAACCTGATGCTGTACAAGGTTCCGGGTACGCTTGCCGTCGGTGGCTTGATTGGCGGTACGCAGGAGCTTGATTCGCTTGCGGTGACGCGTTCCTATGCCACGGGTGTGCAGGATACTCTTGTCGAAGTACATTTCCAACCCCTGGATACGGGTTCGTTCGGAATTGGCGGCTTGATCGGCATAAACGACAAAGTGCGGGTTACCCGCATTACGAATGACTTTGTTCGCGGTTCCATCGTTCTTTGCGATACCTTGCTTTCGACGTTGCAGGATTATGTGAACGTCGCCGGAATCGTCGCTCGCGATATGCCGAAGGATAAGAGCGCGAGTATACTTATACAGGATGTGTACTATCGCGGCGGATTCGTCATGGATGACCTTTATGCGAAACGCCGTCCGCTTGCCTATGGGCTTGCGGTGACGGACAACAAGAACGGTTCTATCAATGCGGCCTATGCGATTGACTTTACGGGAGTGGCGATGGACGGTTCCAACCTGAAAAAGAAAGGGTTCGAAGTGGTCGCAACAGCTCCGTCCGATACCTTGGAGTTGCAGACTTATGGTAAAAAAGAGATGGTCACTTTGAACACGCAGGATTTCAATGATCTCCTCAACGAGGCCGCGGAGCGCGAACCGGCATGGGCGTGGTCCGACAGCGTCAACGACGGGTTGCCCTGGCTGCTGGGACTCGAAAATTACGATGTGGTTCACGGTTCTATAGAACGCATCGAATTCGTTGAAGAAGACGAAGAAGAGGATTCGACGGAAATTGAAATTGGTACGTTGCCCGAGAAAAAGCTGGCTTGTGATTACATTGGCGTCTATGCCTCGGGAAACATTGCGAAGGTCGATGTCAACTTCCGTGTCGAATCGTCGGTTCCGGCCTTGATGCGGGTGCAACTTGTCAAGGAATCGGAAAAGGTCGTTTCCGATTCTATACTTGTCGTGACTTCGACGGATTCCGTGGTGAACTTTATCTATAAAGGCCTTAAGACGGGTGATTACCACATCGTCGTAATGCTCGATACGCTCAGTGTTCAAACGTCTACGTGGAATGTCCGTAACGAAATCGAACTGAAACCCAATACTTGGACGATGGCGGCTCTCGGGTCTGCCGATTTGAAAACTGTTTCGAACGCGGGTGACTTTACGGTATTCCGCTGGGATGAGCGCGGTGTGGCCTGCGATTACTGGCAGTACGTCGTTCAGCCTGTCGATGCGAAGTTTAAGGCCGAGGAAGGTTACTGGATTTACTCCAAGTCGGCGGCAACTATTCCGGCGAAGGATGATGAGCCGGCTGTCGATTCGCTCCATTGGCAGCTCCACAGCGAGTTCTATGGCTGGAACATGGTCGCGAATCCCTATCCGTGGGATATAGCCTTGGATTCTGTTGCCGAATTCCAGAATGCGGATGATTCCAAAACGCCCTACTGGATGTGGGACCCGGAACGCCGCACTTATGTGCCTGCTGGAAAGTTGCCCGCATACGGTGCGTTCTGGGTGAATGTTTCCGAAGAAACAGTGCGCAGCGTTTCGACTGAGCCGAAGTTTACCGAACAGCCGGTGGCAACATACGGTAAGCTTCCCGAGAATGGTCGTGCTCTCGCGAAAACGGCTCGCGGTACGTCGGGTAGTTCCTGGAGCCTCCGCCTTATGCTGAAGGGAACCGATGGATCCGAGGACAGCTGGAATGTGGTTGGCGTCGGAGCCCGGAATGTGGGCGTCGCCGAGCCGCCGGAGGGAATGGAACGCGGCGTCTCCCTGAACATTCTTGGTGGTAACGATGCCGGAGCGAAGGGCGTGAAGCGCCTCTCGAAGAGCATATATGCGGAATCGGGCGTTCCCTCCGGCGGGAGCGTCTCCTGGACGCTCGCGATTTCGTCTGCGAAATCGCAGTCGGCGACGCTGGAAGTAGAAGGCCTGGAAGAACTCGATGCGCTTGGCCTCATGGCGACTATCGAGTACAAGGGACAGTCTATTCCTTGCCGTGCGGGCGTTCCCGTGGTTCTTGAACTCTCGACGACTGCGTCTCAGGCCGAACTCAAGGTCTCCCCGAAGTCTGCCGCCCTCACGGTCGCGAAATCGTTGGAGAACATCCGCTTCGTGAAGATGCCTGCCGCGCTTAATGTGTCATTTGACGTTTCCGAATCGCTTGCCGGCGCCACGGCCGATGTCATGTTGCTAGATTTGAGCGGTCGCACGCTTGCTGCTACCTCGCTGGAATCCGTTTCTCGGACGAACAATGTGTCGCTCGCTATGCCGGAACGCGGTGGCGTCTGCATGCTGGTGATTCGTGCCGGAAATGAACGCAAGTCCCTAAGGATTCGTCTGTAATGCTCAAAATTGGTTGCCATTTGTCCTCGTCCGCCGGTTTCAAGGCGATGGGCGAGGACGCCCTCTCCATTGGTGCAAATGTTTTTCAGTTCTTTACCCGCAATCCGCGCGGGGGAAGCGCTAAACCCTTCGACAAGGCCGACGCTGCGGCGCTGGTGAATTTGATGCGCGAAAACGGGTTCGGGCCCGCGCTTGCGCATGCGCCCTACACGCTGAATCCGTGTGCGGCGGACTCGGGGCTGCGCGACTATGCCCGCGACGTGATGAAGGACGACCTGTGGCGCATGGACCACTTTCCGGGGGCGATGTACAACTTCCATCCGGGAAGCCACGTGAAGCAGGGAGCGGAAAGGGGAATCGAGCTGATTGCGGAACACCTGAACGCGATTCTCCGTCCGGACTTGAAGACAGTGGTTTTGCTGGAAACCATGGCGGGGAAGGGAAGCGAGGTCGGGCGCACCTTCGAGGAACTGCGTGCGATTATTGACCGCGTGGAACTGGCGGACAAGGTCGGGGTGTGCCTCGATACCTGCCACGTGCATGACGGCGGCTACGATATAGTGAACCGCCTGGACTGGGTGCTGGAACAGTTCGACAAGGTTGTCGGGCTTGGGCGCTTGCGGGCGATACACCTGAACGACAGCAAGAACCCGCTGGCAAGCCACAAGGACCGCCACGAGGTCATCGGTGCGGGATACATCGGGTTGGAAGCCCTGGTGCGCGTGGTGAACCATCCGGCATTGAAGAATTTGCCGTTCTACCTCGAGACTCCGAACGAATTGCCGGGGTATGCGGCCGAAATTGCTCTTATGAAAAGCCGTGCACTTTGAGTAACTGCGAATAAAATGCTTAAAAAAACGTTTTTTTTGAAAAAATCATAAAAAATCCCTTGACAAGTTAGACGGAATATCTATATTTGGGTGCGTCTAACAGACGATGCTTCATAGCTCAGTTGGTAGAGCCCGCGACTGTTAATCGCGTTGTCCTTGGTTCGAGTCCAAGTGAAGCAGCTTAGGACCCCGTTCGAAAGAGCGGGGTTCTTTGTTTTTGCTGCGGCAACGAATAGAGCGAAGATTGCACATATTTCTATCTTGTATAAAAAATAGGTGGAAGAATGAATAAAATTATGCGTTTGGGGATTGTTGGCCTCTTGGCTTTTGCGGTCTTTGGCTGTGATTCTCCGTCGGATGCGTCTCGTAATAAAATTCTTGTTGGTCCGGAATCGGATTTGCAGGATGATGAGGATCTGCAGGGCGATGAACAGAAGGGAAGTTCTTCTAGTCATGGAGCGATTGACTCTGTCGATTCAAGTGAAGATGCCGGGAAAGTGAATTCGCAGGATGGTGAACAGAAGGTGAGTTCTTCTAGTCGTGGTGCGATTGATCCTGTCGATGCAAGTGAAGATATCAAGGAACTGGAAATCGTTTTGCGAGACTTCGAGGCGGGTTATCCCGATTTCGATAACTTCCAGTCGGCTGCCTACGCAAGCCAGACGAGCGCGTACAAAAACTTTGATACGTGGGTTTATCCCGGTTATGCGGACAATGCGGATTGGATGGCGCGCCGTGAGATTCCCGGCGGCTATGCGACTTATGGTTGCGGTAACCATAAGACTCCTGAATACGGAACGCCTGTGCTTGAAAATTCCGCTCAAGTCTGGTATGGCGAATTTAGGTTTTGTGATGAGGTCGATACGCTAATGCGCGGTTTTGTTCACGACCTTTGCTCCGATGCGATAGAAGACTGGGGATCGGACTCAACGCACCAGTGTAATAAGCGTTGCCATGGCCTTTTGTGGTCGGAGAGGGTCTATATTACATCGAACATGGTGAAACCGGTTCTTTCGTTCCCGAAAGGGGAAGACGGCAAGCCGGACTTGCATGAGCCGAACATTGCCAAGGCGCGCGATGCTTGCGACAACAAGTATTTTGAACAGTGGTTCACCGATAACGATTTGAACAAGCGTTCCGATGGTACGTTGCCCCTTACTTCGCTTGATGCAAACTCGATGGGAATTTCGTATGACTGGAATAATGGTGGGTTCTATCCACTGGATTCCATTTCTGACAGGTCAGAATTTGTTTCGATAAACCCGAAATACCCAAATCAGTTCGGTCCCCAGAGCTTGACTATTTACTGCCCTCCTTATAAATATGAGTATGCGTCGACGCAGAACGATAACAGGTTTGCGAATACATACGGCTTGTGCTCTGAATGGTTGTTGAATGGAGGCCCGAGAGTGGGTGACGCTGCCATAAATGCTGCGATGGCGGTAAACATTATTGGACTTTGGCATTTGCGCAATGCTGGCTATACCATGATGGGCTACGCACCGTTCAAGTATAAGAAGGATGCGGGCAAGGTGTTCGAGTTTACTTCCCAAGACGACTTGTGGGTCTTTGTCGATGGCGTGCTGGCTTTGGATTTGGGTGGAACGCATCTGCCTGCCAGAGGAAAGGTTGATTTGAAGAGCCTTGCTTCGGAAGGGCATGGGTGCCATGCGGGTGACCCCCTGAAAGATTACTGCGAAGGACGTGTGGACGACAAGGGTGCATGGAAAGATGGCTCTTGGCATCATATCCACATATTCTATGCGAATAGAAGTTCTGAAGGGTCGGCCCTGTACTTGAAGTTCTAGAGAATTTTGAAACATTTATTTTTTGTATATTTGACTTATGCTCAAGAAACTTTTTATCGCCATTCTCGCGGCTGCGGCTTTCACGCTGGCGGCTGATCCCGTCACTGTCGAAGCCCGCCTGACCGAAATCCCGGGCAAGATGCCGAGCAACGACCTGTACAGCTACGTGTACGTGTTCAAGTACAAGGTGCTGAAAGTCGTTTCGGGCAAGCTTGACGCGAAGGAAATCCTCGTGGGTGTGTACAACCCGCTCATCGCCCGCGGCAAGGTCAAGGACAAGATGGCCGACAAGAGCAAGGGCAACGTGGGCGAGTTCAAGGCGAAGGCCAAGTACACGCTCAAGATTGTGCCGCTCGAAGGCAACTGGGACGGCGCTGTCGAAGACGAATACTTTGACGATGAAGCCCCGCGCTACCTGGCTGTGGAAGTTAATGAGTAGAATATGGTCAATAGTCATTGGTCGTTAGTCATTAGAATGTGTTTGTGCAGCGTAGCTGCGATTGTTGAAACCAATAACTAGTGACCAATAACTAACTACTACATATGGTTTTTTCTTCCCAAATCTTTTTGTTCTATTTTCTGCCGACGTTCCTCGTTGGCTATTTCGTGCTGTTCCGTGCCGGGGTGAAGCATTCCGGTCTCAATTTCTTCATTACCATATTCAGTTACATCTTTTACGGCTGGCTCGAGCCGTGGCTCGTCTTCTTGATGTTCGGCTCCACGCTCGTGGTGTACGTGAGCGGGCGGTTCATTTCTGCACCGGGCGCGAGCAAGCGGCAGCGTAACCTGGCGCTCCTCGCGGCGATTGTCGTGAACCTCGGCGCGCTCGGCTTCTTCAAGTACTACATGTTCGGCATGGGCGTCATCAACGACGTGGTGGCGAAGCTCGGCTGCGAGCCGTTCTCCGTGATGACGGTGCTGTTGCCGGTGGGCATCTCGTTCTACACGTTCCAGTCCATGAGCTACGCCATCGACGTGTGGCGCGGTACGGCCCCTCCGGTCAAGGACTTCGTGACGTTCGCCTGCTACGTGGCGCTGTTCCCGCAGTTGGTCGCGGGCCCGATCGTGCGCTACAATACGGTCGCCGAAGAACTCGCAACGCGTACGCACACGCTCGAAAACTTCGTCCGCGGCATCATGTTCTTCAGCTTCGGCTTTGCCGAGAAGATTTTCCTCGCGAACCAGGTGGGCATCATCGCTGACCGCGTGTTTGCCGCCGCCGCTCCGGGTGTTTTGAATACGTGGTGGGGTTCCATTGCGTACATGTTCCAAATTTATTTTGACTTCTCGGCGTATAGCAACATGGCGATTGGCCTCGGGCTTATGCTCGGGTTCCATTTCCCGCGCAACTTCAACGGCCCTTACCGCGCGGTGAGCATCACGGACTTCTGGAAAAAATGGCACATCTCGCTTACCAGCTGGTTCCGCGACTATCTGTACATCGCCCTCGGTGGAAACCGCGTGGGCAAAAAGCGCCTGTACTTTAATTTGTTCATGGTCATGTTCCTGAGCGGCGTGTGGCACGGCGCGAACTGGACGTTCGTTTGCTGGGGCCTGTACCATGCCTTCTTCATGATTGTGGAACGCGCGAACAACAAGAACGCCTTCTACTGGAAGGCCCCGAAGGTCGTGCAGATCTTGATTACGCAGGTCATCGTGCTGTTCGGTTGGGTGCTGTTCCGTGCCGATAGCATTGGCGAAGCGTGGCGCATGTGGAAGGCGATGCTCGGGCTCAACCCGGTAAGCGCTGCCGATGCCATCCTTTCGGCCGAAATCTTTACGCCCACCTGCGTGGTATTCATGGCTGTGGCCGCCGTCCTTTCTCTGTGGAAGTTCCGCAGCTTTGACTGGTGCAGCGAGGTGAAGCCCTGGAAGGCGGCTGTTGCCCTCGGGCTCTTCGTGCTCGCGACGCTTGCCCTGTTTACGCAGAGCTACAATCCGTTCCTGTATTTCCAGTTCTAGGCCTCTTTTTGCCGCACTTTTTACTACATTGGGTAGTATGAGTGAAAACGTTCAGAATATGGATGAAATTGCTGAGGAAGTCGAAGAAGAGCTCCCGAAAGTGGAGAGCAGCGAGGACCTTGCCCGCATAATCCAGGCTATCGTATTTGCGTCGCCCGATATCGTGACGATGAAGAAGTTGCGTGAAATTCTAGGCGATTTTTTGGATGCGCGCACCGTTTCTGATGCTCTCATAGCCGCAAACGACTCGCTGAACAAGATTAATTCTCCGTTCGAGATTGTGGAACAGGCCGGCGGTTACCGGTTCAGGACCCGCGCCAAGTATTACCCGTGGGTGCGCAAGTTGTTTCCGGAGGCGAATGCCCGCCGTTTGAGCCAGGCGGCCCTCGAAACGCTCGCGGTGATTGCCTACCAGCAGCCGATTACGAAGGCGGCCATCGAACAGGTGCGCGGCGTGTCGTCGGTGGATGGTCCTATCCGCAATTTGCTCGACAAGGGATTTATTGCCTTGGGCGCCCGCGCCGAGACGGTGGGCAACCCCTACACGTACATTACCACCCAGGAATTCATGAAGTATTTCGGCATCAACCGCATTCCCGAGGACCTGCCGCGCCTGCGCGAGTTCAGCGAACTCCTGGAAGCGGGGACGCTCGTGCCGCAATACGCGAAGCCCGATCCGGGCCCGACCGAACCGGTGGAACAGGAACAGAATCCCGAACAGATTGAACTTTCGATGGGAGACCTGTAATGGCTGCTACCCCGTTGATGCAGCAGTATTACGAGATCAAGAAACAGAATCCCGGCTGCATTTTGTTTTTTCGCATGGGCGACTTCTTCGAACTTTTCGAGGACGACGCCGTCATCGCTTCCAAGATATTAGGTATCACGCTCACGAGCCGCAATAACGGGGCTTCGGGAGCCACCCCGCTCTGCGGGTTCCCGCATCATGCCGCGGACCGTTACGTGCCGAAGATGGTGGCGGCCGGTTACAGGATTGCGATTTGCGAGCAGGTGGAAGACCCGAAACTCGCGAAGGGTATCGTAAAACGCGATATCGTGGAAATTATCAGTGCCGGCACCGCGATGAACGAGGCTAACCTGAACGCGAAGGAGGCGAACTACCTCTTTGCGTACATGCCTGCGGAAAAGGATGCCGCGTTCGCCATTGCCGATGTGACGACGGGTTATTTGGCCGTATGCAAAAGCGGCGTGCAGGCGTTTGAATGCGAGTTCAGCCGACGCATGCCCAAGGAAATCATCGTGCCGGAAGGTTGCAGCATTCCGCAGCCCGTGATGGACCTGGTGAAGGCCGAAAACGTGCTGGTAACGGAACTGCCCCCGTTCATGTTCGGGGAAGAGCAGTGCCGTGACGTGCTGTATGGGCACTTCAAGGTGGAATCTCTGGTGGGGCTCGGGCTCGACGGACGCGAATGCGAGACCTGCGTCACGGGTGCCATGATGGCCTACCTGATGGACCAGAAAAAGTCCGAACTTTCGCATTTTACGACGCTCGAGATTCTGAATCTCGACGACTACATGACGCTCGATCCGAGTACGCTTAGGAATCTGGAGCTCACGCGCCCGCTGAATGCGGACGATTACTCCAGTACGCTGTGCTATGTGCTCGACAATACGGTTACCGCGATGGGCGGCCGTACGCTCAAGGACTGGGTGAGCCACCCGCTGATTTCGGTTCCGCGCATTCGTGAGCGCGAGGAAGCCGTGGGGGAACTTGTCGGCAACCCCGTGGCGCTCGACGAGCTGAAGGAATCCCTCACGTCCATCCTCGACATGGAACGCCTTATGGGCCGTGTCGGCTCGGGCCGCGCCAACGCCCGCGACCTCGCGGGCATGGGACGCTCGCTTATGCAGGCGTCCCGGGTTGCCGACGTGCTCGAGGGCCTGCGCGCCCCGATGTTCGAAGGCCTGCGAGAAAAGCTCGTGCAGGCGAAGGGCCGCGGAGAGCAGTTGCTCGAC
The genomic region above belongs to Fibrobacter sp. and contains:
- a CDS encoding MBOAT family protein, translated to MVFSSQIFLFYFLPTFLVGYFVLFRAGVKHSGLNFFITIFSYIFYGWLEPWLVFLMFGSTLVVYVSGRFISAPGASKRQRNLALLAAIVVNLGALGFFKYYMFGMGVINDVVAKLGCEPFSVMTVLLPVGISFYTFQSMSYAIDVWRGTAPPVKDFVTFACYVALFPQLVAGPIVRYNTVAEELATRTHTLENFVRGIMFFSFGFAEKIFLANQVGIIADRVFAAAAPGVLNTWWGSIAYMFQIYFDFSAYSNMAIGLGLMLGFHFPRNFNGPYRAVSITDFWKKWHISLTSWFRDYLYIALGGNRVGKKRLYFNLFMVMFLSGVWHGANWTFVCWGLYHAFFMIVERANNKNAFYWKAPKVVQILITQVIVLFGWVLFRADSIGEAWRMWKAMLGLNPVSAADAILSAEIFTPTCVVFMAVAAVLSLWKFRSFDWCSEVKPWKAAVALGLFVLATLALFTQSYNPFLYFQF
- a CDS encoding fibro-slime domain-containing protein; amino-acid sequence: MNKIMRLGIVGLLAFAVFGCDSPSDASRNKILVGPESDLQDDEDLQGDEQKGSSSSHGAIDSVDSSEDAGKVNSQDGEQKVSSSSRGAIDPVDASEDIKELEIVLRDFEAGYPDFDNFQSAAYASQTSAYKNFDTWVYPGYADNADWMARREIPGGYATYGCGNHKTPEYGTPVLENSAQVWYGEFRFCDEVDTLMRGFVHDLCSDAIEDWGSDSTHQCNKRCHGLLWSERVYITSNMVKPVLSFPKGEDGKPDLHEPNIAKARDACDNKYFEQWFTDNDLNKRSDGTLPLTSLDANSMGISYDWNNGGFYPLDSISDRSEFVSINPKYPNQFGPQSLTIYCPPYKYEYASTQNDNRFANTYGLCSEWLLNGGPRVGDAAINAAMAVNIIGLWHLRNAGYTMMGYAPFKYKKDAGKVFEFTSQDDLWVFVDGVLALDLGGTHLPARGKVDLKSLASEGHGCHAGDPLKDYCEGRVDDKGAWKDGSWHHIHIFYANRSSEGSALYLKF
- the scpB gene encoding SMC-Scp complex subunit ScpB, which encodes MSENVQNMDEIAEEVEEELPKVESSEDLARIIQAIVFASPDIVTMKKLREILGDFLDARTVSDALIAANDSLNKINSPFEIVEQAGGYRFRTRAKYYPWVRKLFPEANARRLSQAALETLAVIAYQQPITKAAIEQVRGVSSVDGPIRNLLDKGFIALGARAETVGNPYTYITTQEFMKYFGINRIPEDLPRLREFSELLEAGTLVPQYAKPDPGPTEPVEQEQNPEQIELSMGDL
- a CDS encoding deoxyribonuclease IV, giving the protein MLKIGCHLSSSAGFKAMGEDALSIGANVFQFFTRNPRGGSAKPFDKADAAALVNLMRENGFGPALAHAPYTLNPCAADSGLRDYARDVMKDDLWRMDHFPGAMYNFHPGSHVKQGAERGIELIAEHLNAILRPDLKTVVLLETMAGKGSEVGRTFEELRAIIDRVELADKVGVCLDTCHVHDGGYDIVNRLDWVLEQFDKVVGLGRLRAIHLNDSKNPLASHKDRHEVIGAGYIGLEALVRVVNHPALKNLPFYLETPNELPGYAAEIALMKSRAL